The Triticum aestivum cultivar Chinese Spring chromosome 7B, IWGSC CS RefSeq v2.1, whole genome shotgun sequence genome window below encodes:
- the LOC123161071 gene encoding UDP-glycosyltransferase 87A1 — protein sequence MASTTAASVRHVVALPYPGRGHINPMLALCRLLVAADGSLTVTVVVTEEWQALLASVTLPDRVRLATIPNVTPSERGRGADHAGFVEAVRDKMGEPVERLLDRLELRPEAVLADTFLTWALAAGARRGIPVCSLWTQPATFFLALYHLDLWPPVDGRDSQEELGIKSLEEYLPVPGLTSIRLSDLKIIRAWERKRPFEIAVEMFADVRKVQCVLFTSFLELEPSAINTIAESLPCPVYPIGPSVPQSALDGDNKIHEEEHREWLDAQPENSVLYVSFGSYIRMPPSQLQEIAMGLRDSGVRFFWVARDKAADVQQMCGDRGLVVPWCEQQKVLCHPSVGGFLSHCGWNSVLEAVYAGVPLLAFPRTWDQLVNARMAADEWKVGIDLRGQKREDGTVGRAAISAAVGKLMDSDSGVGQEMRRRAAGLREDSRCAIQEGGSSHRSFTGFLQDLVDGKLDVTGTSQ from the exons ATGGCCTCCACGACAGCGGCGTCGGTTCGGCACGTGGTCGCGTTGCCGTACCCGGGCCGCGGCCACATCAACCCCATGCTCGCCCTGTGCCGCCTGCTCGTGGCCGCGGACGGCTCCCTCACCGTCACCGTCGTCGTCACGGAGGAGTGGCAGGCGCTGCTGGCCTCCGTCACGCTGCCGGACCGCGTCCGGCTCGCCACCATCCCCAACGTCACCCCCTCTGAGCGTGGCCGTGGTGCCGACCACGCTGGATTCGTCGAGGCCGTGCGCGACAAGATGGGGGAACCCGTCGAGCGGCTGCTCGATCGTTTGGAGCTGCGGCCGGAGGCTGTCCTGGCCGATACCTTCCTGACGTGGGCGTTGGCCGCCGGCGCGCGGCGCGGGATACCGGTGTGCTCGCTGTGGACTCAGCCGGCCACGTTCTTCTTGGCGCTCTACCACTTGGACCTGTGGCCACCGGTGGATGGACGTGACTCCCAAGAAG AACTAGGCATCAAGTCTTTGGAGGAATACCTCCCGGTCCCGGGCCTCACATCGATAAGGCTGTCTGATCTCAAGATCATCCGCGCCTGGGAGAGAAAGCGACCATTTGAAATAGCAGTGGAGATGTTCGCCGACGTACGCAAAGTACAGTGTGTCCTTTTCacctccttcctcgagcttgagCCCAGTGCCATCAACACAATAGCAGAGTCACTTCCATGCCCCGTGTACCCAATCGGCCCTTCGGTCCCGCAATCGGCACTCGACGGGGACAACAAGATCCACGAGGAGGAGCACCGTGAGTGGCTGGACGCGCAACCAGAGAACTCGGTGCTGTACGTCTCGTTCGGCAGCTATATCCGCATGCCGCCCTCGCAGCTCCAAGAGATCGCCATGGGTCTGCGTGACAGCGGGGTCAGGTTCTTCTGGGTGGCCCGGGACAAGGCCGCCGATGTGCAGCAGATGTGCGGCGACAGGGGGTTGGTGGTGCCGTGGTGCGAGCAGCAGAAGGTGCTGTGCCACCCCTCCGTCGGCGGCTTCCTCAGCCACTGCGGATGGAACTCGGTGCTGGAGGCCGTGTACGCCGGGGTGCCATTGCTCGCCTTCCCTCGGACCTGGGATCAACTGGTGAATGCCCGGATGGCCGCCGACGAATGGAAGGTCGGCATCGACCTGAGGGGGCAGAAGAGGGAGGATGGCACCGTGGGCAGGGCCGCGATCTCTGCTGCCGTGGGCAAACTGATGGACTCTGACAGTGGTGTTGGCCAAGAAATGAGGAGAAGAGCTGCCGGACTGCGCGAGGATTCCCGTTGCGCGATCCAGGAAGGCGGCTCGTCGCATCGTTCTTTCACCGGTTTCTTGCAAGATCTCGTGGATGGGAAACTCGATGTAACGGGAACTTCCCAGTGA